A portion of the Granulosicoccus antarcticus IMCC3135 genome contains these proteins:
- a CDS encoding cation:proton antiporter, whose amino-acid sequence MGETNSLLLNIFIYLLAGLLAVPSAKRLGLGPVFGYLFAGILIGPWGLALIRDVQHIDLFSRVATVLLLFLVALQATPARVNRLLNGAIWLGTLQFCLTALVITLVGMLIGHPWHHALVAGLALAISSEAVASHCFNERYPTGSPLTEAGYQLLLTQSMAIVPVFVLLPLLGFGAAITQGSPWPRVIMGLLFLGGFGIFGHLMLRHAFRYVVSIGLDEVFAAFALLLTIGLLLVVRALDLPLELAALLGGLLLIRSEYGSAIRIAMRPFTGLLVGMFFISTGMQIDFAIFIRKPLETFALVALLVFVKAWIVRNILRYSKVPRQQRIWLATVLAQSGELAFVVIALAITYKAIPDKLAAQLVLVVALSMLTTPILLFFAARRDTLPARQQSDTGVVVGEIADSQVIVAGYGRVGCVVAMMLKENGFRAVVIDHSPDRFTALRAAGFVGFYGDATRPDLLDAAGAARAAALVIALDDPEAASDLLKRVRREYPHLTVLARAIGISDEHQLLRDGADRTYGETFETALLIGEDVLELVGLSPLDAQAMAERFRDAALDSQPTATEPRN is encoded by the coding sequence ATGGGTGAAACCAACAGCCTGCTGCTGAATATTTTCATTTATCTGCTGGCGGGTTTGCTGGCAGTGCCCAGTGCCAAACGGCTCGGGCTCGGTCCTGTTTTCGGCTATCTGTTTGCAGGTATTCTGATTGGCCCCTGGGGGCTGGCCCTGATTCGCGATGTCCAGCACATCGACCTGTTTTCACGTGTCGCGACAGTTCTGCTGTTGTTTCTGGTGGCGTTACAGGCAACACCTGCTCGGGTTAACCGTCTGTTGAACGGGGCCATCTGGCTGGGAACACTGCAATTTTGTCTGACCGCGCTGGTTATCACGCTGGTGGGCATGCTCATTGGGCACCCCTGGCACCATGCGCTGGTTGCAGGTCTGGCATTGGCAATTTCATCAGAAGCGGTTGCCAGTCATTGCTTCAATGAGCGCTATCCGACCGGCTCGCCATTGACCGAGGCTGGCTATCAGTTATTGCTGACCCAGTCCATGGCCATTGTGCCGGTATTCGTGTTACTGCCACTGCTGGGTTTTGGCGCGGCGATTACCCAGGGCAGCCCCTGGCCACGCGTCATCATGGGTTTGCTGTTTCTGGGTGGATTTGGCATTTTCGGGCATCTGATGCTGCGACATGCTTTTCGTTATGTGGTGAGCATCGGGCTGGATGAAGTCTTTGCCGCCTTTGCCCTGCTACTGACTATCGGACTGTTGCTGGTGGTTCGGGCGCTTGATCTACCTTTGGAGCTGGCGGCGCTGTTGGGTGGTTTACTGCTCATTCGCTCCGAATACGGTTCCGCCATCCGTATTGCCATGCGCCCCTTTACCGGCTTGCTGGTCGGTATGTTCTTCATTTCTACGGGCATGCAGATTGACTTCGCAATCTTCATCCGCAAACCGCTGGAAACCTTTGCACTGGTTGCCTTGCTGGTTTTCGTCAAGGCCTGGATTGTTCGCAATATTTTGCGTTATTCGAAGGTACCTCGTCAGCAACGCATCTGGCTGGCGACCGTGCTGGCGCAGAGTGGGGAGCTGGCGTTTGTCGTCATAGCGCTGGCAATTACCTACAAGGCCATACCGGACAAACTGGCTGCACAGCTGGTGCTGGTCGTGGCACTTTCCATGCTCACCACGCCCATTTTGCTGTTTTTCGCGGCCAGACGTGACACATTGCCAGCTCGCCAGCAATCCGATACCGGCGTGGTGGTCGGTGAAATTGCAGACTCGCAGGTTATCGTGGCAGGCTACGGTCGTGTCGGTTGTGTGGTTGCCATGATGCTCAAGGAAAACGGCTTTCGTGCCGTTGTCATTGATCACAGTCCGGACCGCTTTACCGCCTTGCGAGCCGCAGGCTTTGTCGGCTTCTATGGTGATGCGACACGTCCGGATCTGCTGGATGCGGCGGGTGCTGCCAGAGCGGCGGCCCTGGTAATCGCGCTCGATGATCCAGAGGCAGCCTCTGATTTACTCAAGCGTGTGCGGCGCGAATATCCGCACCTGACGGTACTGGCACGGGCAATCGGTATCAGTGATGAACACCAGCTGTTGCGCGATGGCGCTGACCGTACTTATGGCGAGACATTTGAAACTGCTCTGCTGATCGGCGAAGATGTACTGGAACTGGTTGGCTTGAGTCCACTGGATGCTCAAGCCATGGCAGAACGTTTCAGGGATGCGGCGCTGGACTCGCAACCGACAGCAACGGAGCCGCGCAACTGA
- a CDS encoding ABC transporter permease, whose amino-acid sequence MSINTSSIPLPAWLEIGLIPVLNILMALFFSGLIMLAIGVNPVEAVGIMINGAFGYDEAIGYTLYYTTNFIFTGLAVAVAFHANLFNIGGEGQAYIGGLGVGLVFLTLDQYLPTLLLIPLGIIAAGVFGAAWAFIPAWLQAYRGSHIVITTIMFNFIASSIMVYLLVNVLIKPGQMSPETRAFDESAWMPFMHEFLGWFGMEVTRSPLNMSLFFALLCSVFVWVYIWRTRWGYELRTSGQSEDAARYAGIKPKAVIITAMCISGALAGFVAVNEIMGVHHRLLLNFPAGYGFTGIAVSLMGRNHPVGIIMASLLFGVLYQGGAELAFEIPTITREMVVAIQGLIILFSGALALMLRPWVVKVYLKFKPVDEVVAA is encoded by the coding sequence ATGAGTATCAATACCAGCAGCATTCCGTTACCAGCCTGGCTGGAAATCGGCCTCATTCCAGTGCTGAATATCCTGATGGCACTGTTCTTTTCCGGTCTCATCATGCTGGCCATCGGTGTGAATCCCGTCGAAGCGGTGGGCATCATGATCAATGGTGCTTTCGGCTACGATGAGGCCATTGGTTACACCCTGTACTACACGACCAATTTTATCTTTACCGGTTTGGCCGTTGCAGTGGCCTTTCATGCAAATCTGTTCAATATCGGTGGTGAAGGGCAGGCCTATATCGGCGGGCTGGGTGTGGGCCTTGTCTTCCTGACGCTGGATCAATACCTGCCGACCTTGCTCCTGATTCCACTGGGCATTATTGCCGCCGGCGTTTTCGGCGCTGCCTGGGCATTTATTCCCGCCTGGTTGCAAGCCTATCGTGGCAGCCATATCGTCATCACGACCATCATGTTCAATTTCATCGCCTCCTCGATCATGGTTTACCTGCTGGTGAATGTATTGATCAAGCCGGGGCAGATGTCACCGGAAACCCGAGCTTTCGATGAATCGGCCTGGATGCCGTTCATGCACGAATTTCTGGGCTGGTTCGGCATGGAAGTCACGCGTAGTCCATTGAATATGTCGCTGTTCTTTGCTCTGCTGTGCAGTGTCTTTGTCTGGGTCTACATCTGGCGAACACGCTGGGGCTACGAGCTGCGTACATCCGGTCAGAGTGAAGATGCTGCACGCTATGCCGGCATCAAGCCTAAAGCCGTCATCATTACCGCGATGTGCATCTCGGGTGCTCTGGCAGGATTTGTTGCCGTTAACGAGATCATGGGCGTACATCATCGCTTGTTGCTGAATTTTCCGGCAGGTTATGGATTTACCGGAATTGCCGTCTCACTGATGGGGCGTAATCATCCGGTAGGGATCATCATGGCCAGCCTGTTGTTTGGGGTGCTGTATCAGGGTGGGGCGGAATTGGCGTTTGAGATTCCGACGATTACCCGAGAAATGGTGGTTGCCATCCAGGGGCTGATCATCTTGTTCTCTGGCGCATTGGCACTGATGCTGCGGCCATGGGTCGTCAAGGTGTACCTGAAGTTCAAACCCGTGGATGAGGTGGTGGCTGCCTGA
- a CDS encoding ABC transporter permease: protein MDALSGFFAVLDATLRVSTPLVLAAMAGLFSERSGIVDISLEGKMLASAFAAAAVAAVTGSAWLALGTGILVGIALALVHGFACITHRGNQVVSGLAINILASGLTVVLGIAWFSQGGQTPALGSDARFMPIDLPLVDAVSSIPFIGQFYGDVISGHNVLVYLSWLAVFGTWWVVYRTRFGLRLRAVGENPLAVDTAGLSVSRLRYCAVAICGALAGVAGAYLSTAQNASFVREMTAGQGYIALAALIFGKWRPVPALLACLMFGFLDAVAIRLQGVVLPVIGEVPVQAIQALPYVLTVILLAGFIGRATAPKAVGIPYLKER, encoded by the coding sequence ATGGATGCACTCTCCGGATTTTTCGCTGTACTCGATGCCACCCTGCGGGTCTCCACACCGCTGGTGCTAGCCGCCATGGCGGGGCTTTTCTCTGAACGTTCGGGCATTGTCGACATCAGCCTGGAGGGCAAGATGCTGGCCTCGGCATTTGCCGCCGCTGCTGTGGCTGCTGTAACCGGCAGTGCCTGGTTGGCACTAGGCACCGGTATTCTCGTCGGTATAGCTCTGGCGCTGGTACATGGCTTTGCGTGTATTACACACAGAGGTAATCAGGTAGTCAGTGGTCTTGCGATCAACATTCTGGCTTCTGGACTGACCGTTGTGCTGGGTATCGCCTGGTTTTCACAAGGCGGTCAGACCCCGGCACTGGGCAGCGATGCGCGTTTCATGCCCATTGACCTGCCACTGGTTGATGCTGTGAGCTCCATACCGTTTATCGGGCAGTTCTACGGCGACGTCATCAGTGGCCACAATGTGCTGGTTTATCTCTCCTGGCTGGCTGTCTTTGGAACATGGTGGGTTGTCTACCGGACGCGCTTTGGCTTGCGCCTGCGTGCCGTCGGTGAAAATCCGCTCGCCGTTGATACAGCCGGATTGTCGGTCAGTCGTTTGAGATACTGCGCAGTGGCCATTTGTGGCGCTTTGGCGGGTGTTGCGGGAGCCTACTTATCGACGGCCCAGAACGCCTCATTTGTTCGAGAGATGACTGCCGGGCAGGGTTATATCGCGCTAGCGGCACTGATTTTTGGTAAATGGCGCCCGGTTCCTGCGCTGCTGGCCTGTCTGATGTTCGGATTTCTGGACGCTGTTGCCATTCGCCTGCAAGGCGTTGTGCTGCCGGTTATCGGTGAAGTACCGGTACAGGCCATTCAGGCCTTACCCTACGTCCTGACCGTCATTCTGCTGGCCGGCTTCATCGGCCGCGCCACCGCCCCCAAAGCCGTCGGCATCCCCTACCTAAAAGAACGCTAA
- a CDS encoding ABC transporter ATP-binding protein, with amino-acid sequence MTSSASSVEADAAYAIELRGISKRFGAVRANHEIDLKVRRGTIHGIVGENGAGKSTLMSILYGFYQADSGEVLINGKPVAIHNSQDAIAAGIGMVHQHFMLVDTFSVLENVMLGAEGHALLSHSAAKARTELQRLADEYHLSVRVDSLVSQLRVGEQQRTEILKALYRHAEILILDEPTGVLTPQEADQLFRVLNALKEQGVTIILITHKLREIMDITDTVSVLRMGEMVAHRKTSDTSMSELAELMVGRKLETKNYHRDQSLPADTPLGIEVRDLGVIDRTGKVRLKNLSFNVRRGEIVGVAGVAGNGQSMLLEVLSGINSPTSGQVTLNGRTVTADKPINPSEMRALKVHHVPEDRLKLGLVKSFTAAESSVLGYQRSEQFNARGLLRLDAIRNGCRKLMESFDVRPCDPKLKSASFSGGNQQKLILARELEKKPDVLLVGQPTRGVDIGAIELIHEKIIEMRDGGCAVLLVSVELDEIMTLADRIIVMYEGQVVAEINGRDADKTQLGLMMANAHQETAA; translated from the coding sequence ATGACTTCGTCTGCCAGCTCAGTGGAAGCAGATGCCGCGTACGCTATCGAGCTGCGCGGTATTTCCAAGCGTTTTGGTGCTGTCCGTGCCAATCATGAAATAGACCTCAAGGTCAGGCGCGGCACCATCCACGGTATTGTGGGTGAGAATGGTGCTGGAAAATCCACCCTCATGAGTATCCTGTACGGCTTTTATCAGGCTGACAGTGGTGAGGTGCTGATCAATGGCAAGCCGGTCGCGATTCACAATTCACAAGATGCCATCGCTGCCGGTATCGGTATGGTGCATCAGCATTTCATGCTGGTTGATACTTTCAGCGTGCTTGAAAACGTCATGCTCGGGGCTGAAGGGCATGCCTTGCTGTCCCACAGTGCCGCCAAAGCGCGCACAGAGCTGCAGCGTCTGGCCGATGAGTATCACCTGTCGGTTCGCGTTGATAGCCTGGTTTCCCAGCTGCGAGTTGGCGAGCAGCAACGGACAGAGATTCTCAAGGCTCTGTACCGGCATGCAGAAATTCTCATACTGGACGAGCCTACGGGGGTATTGACACCGCAGGAAGCAGACCAGTTGTTTCGCGTTCTCAACGCGCTGAAGGAGCAGGGCGTAACCATTATCCTGATTACGCATAAATTGCGCGAAATCATGGACATAACTGACACTGTCTCCGTTCTGAGAATGGGAGAGATGGTGGCTCACAGGAAAACCAGCGATACCAGCATGAGCGAGCTGGCCGAGCTGATGGTTGGCCGGAAGCTGGAAACCAAAAATTATCACCGCGATCAGTCTTTGCCTGCAGATACACCGCTCGGCATCGAAGTCCGCGACCTGGGTGTCATTGATCGAACCGGCAAGGTACGCCTGAAAAATCTGTCCTTCAATGTCAGGCGGGGCGAGATCGTAGGTGTGGCCGGTGTCGCTGGCAATGGTCAGAGTATGCTGCTTGAAGTGTTGTCAGGCATCAATTCCCCCACCTCAGGCCAGGTAACCTTGAATGGCCGAACGGTGACCGCCGATAAGCCTATCAACCCATCGGAGATGCGAGCCCTGAAAGTGCACCACGTACCCGAGGATCGGTTGAAGCTGGGTCTGGTGAAATCTTTCACAGCCGCCGAAAGTTCGGTGTTGGGCTATCAACGCTCCGAGCAATTCAATGCAAGAGGTTTGCTGCGACTGGATGCCATTCGCAATGGCTGTCGCAAACTCATGGAAAGCTTCGATGTGCGTCCCTGCGATCCCAAGCTGAAGTCTGCATCCTTTTCCGGCGGTAACCAGCAGAAGCTGATCCTTGCCCGCGAGTTGGAGAAAAAGCCGGACGTATTGCTGGTGGGTCAACCAACTCGAGGTGTCGATATCGGCGCTATCGAACTCATTCACGAAAAAATCATCGAGATGCGCGATGGCGGCTGTGCAGTGCTGCTGGTGTCGGTCGAACTCGATGAAATCATGACCCTGGCCGATCGGATCATCGTCATGTACGAAGGTCAGGTCGTTGCTGAAATCAATGGACGCGACGCCGACAAGACTCAGCTGGGGCTGATGATGGCCAATGCGCATCAGGAAACGGCAGCATGA
- a CDS encoding BMP family lipoprotein, which translates to MTISRLGVIAGLVLAATTASAADISPAVVFDMGGKFDKSFNQGVYEGAERFKEESGISYREFEVTNETQREQALRRMAQRGANPIVGVGFAQAGPMETVAKEFPDTKFTLIDGVVELPNVQSVVFKEQEGSFLVGLLAALASESKMVGFVGGMDIPLIRRFACGYEQGAKHADGSVSVIQNMTGTTPSAWNDPGRGSELAKGQFDRGVDVIYAAAGGTGIGVYQAAKDGGKLAIGVDSNQNYLHPGSMLTSMLKRVDVAAFNAFNEVQNGTWEAGIKDLGLAEDGVGWALDENNADLITDDMKAAVDKASADIVSGDIEVHDYMSDNSCTY; encoded by the coding sequence ATGACAATCTCACGCTTGGGTGTAATTGCCGGACTGGTGCTGGCTGCAACAACTGCTTCTGCAGCTGACATATCGCCCGCGGTCGTGTTCGACATGGGCGGCAAATTTGATAAATCGTTCAATCAGGGCGTCTATGAGGGCGCAGAGCGATTCAAGGAAGAGTCAGGTATTTCCTATCGCGAGTTTGAAGTAACCAACGAAACTCAGCGTGAGCAGGCCTTGCGCCGCATGGCTCAGCGAGGCGCCAACCCTATCGTCGGTGTCGGTTTCGCTCAGGCCGGTCCGATGGAAACAGTTGCGAAAGAATTTCCGGATACCAAATTCACATTGATTGACGGTGTGGTTGAATTGCCTAACGTCCAGTCAGTTGTCTTCAAGGAACAGGAAGGTTCGTTTCTGGTAGGCCTGCTGGCAGCGTTAGCATCAGAATCCAAAATGGTCGGTTTTGTCGGCGGTATGGACATTCCGCTGATTCGTCGTTTTGCCTGTGGTTACGAGCAAGGTGCGAAACACGCTGATGGATCAGTCAGTGTCATTCAGAACATGACCGGCACCACGCCTTCTGCCTGGAACGATCCGGGTCGTGGCAGCGAGCTGGCCAAGGGACAGTTCGACCGGGGTGTTGATGTTATCTATGCAGCTGCTGGTGGTACGGGGATTGGTGTCTATCAGGCAGCCAAAGATGGTGGCAAGCTGGCAATCGGAGTCGACTCCAACCAGAACTACCTGCATCCGGGCAGCATGCTGACCTCCATGCTCAAGCGCGTGGATGTGGCCGCCTTCAATGCATTCAACGAAGTACAGAATGGCACTTGGGAAGCTGGCATCAAGGACCTGGGATTGGCCGAAGATGGTGTGGGCTGGGCGTTGGACGAAAATAATGCCGATCTCATCACTGATGACATGAAAGCTGCCGTTGACAAGGCGTCTGCGGACATCGTGTCTGGTGACATTGAAGTACATGACTACATGAGCGACAACAGCTGCACTTATTGA